In the genome of Alphaproteobacteria bacterium, the window CTAAATCTATAAACTCGTTACCGTCTGCATCCCAAATGCGCGCACCTTTGCCGTGATCCAAAATCATTTCGCGTGGCTTGTAATTGGGTAAGAAATATTTTTGTCCTTTTTCTACCAAGCTGCGAGATTGTGAAGTTAAAGGACTAATGGTATCAGATTTTGTCATAGTAGTGACGCTCATAGAAATACAACGGTTAAAAGATTGAATAGAGTCGATAGGTAAGTTGCAAGACAGGTTGCTTAAAACGATTACACTCTGCCACCGTTAGGGGGCAGAGTGCAACCAAATCCTTTGATGCAATGCAGCGAATTATTGCGTTGCCAGTGGTAAGCCTTTGGCTTTCCAGTCGTCAATGCCGCCGCTGTATTTATAGAGCTTGTTATAACCCATATCTGCCACTTTATGAGCAACTTTAGCGCTTGCTGGGCATTTTACGTTTCCGCAATAAAATACCATAGGCATTGTTTTTTTCGGGGCAATCGCTGCAACGGCCTCGGCGGTGGCGTTATCGGCGGTGAGTGCCACGGCACCTGGAATATGGCCTTCTGCGAAAGAATCGCCACGGCGGGCATCAATAATTACCAATTCTGGGCTGGTATCAATAAGTATCTGCAAATCTTCTGCGGTGATTTCGTTTAGTTCTACCGCCTCGTATTGTGCTTCCACTTGCGCTTCTGCGTCCATGTGGGTGGTTGCGGTGCCATGTTCCTCTGAATGGGACTCATGTACATTATCCGCTGCTTTTACTGCTATTTCGTTGGCGCGGACGGCGCCTGCAATAGCAGAGGCTCCAATTATAGAGGCGGCCAATATGGCCAGCAAAGCAAATTGTTTCATAATTCTCTCCTATATAAATACGGCTATTTTTTGCCGGTGGGGGATATTAGCCCTTTGTACTATCTCTGGCAAACACAAATTCTTCATCATTAGAGGCTTCGGGGTCAAAGCTATAGCCATCCTGTGTAAAACGGGTGATACCATCCAGATTACGAATAGAGTTTTCTACGATGTGGCGTGCCATCATCCCCCGTGCACGCTTGGCAAAAATTGCTACCACTTTAAGCGCGCCATCTTTGCGTTCTTTAAAATGTACCGTGATTAATCGGCCTTGGAGTTTTTTGGGTTTTATTGCTTTAAAATATTCCTGCGAAGCAAGGTTAATAACATATTCGGTTTGTTCCTGTTTTAAATGCGCGTTTAATACATCAGTAATGCGCTCTCCCCAAAAGTCGTATAAATCTTTTCCTCTTGGGTTCTTCAGGGGTGTTTTCATTTCGAGGCGATAGGCTTGAATCAGGTCTTTAGGGCGAAGTACGCCGTATAAACCGGAAAGAATACGTAGTGAATGTTGCGAAAATTCCAGAGCCTCTAAGGAAAGTGAATCGGCATCTAAACCGTCATATACATCCCCTTTAAACGCTAGCGCGGCGGGTTTGGCATTATCGGTAGTGAAGGGGGTGGTAAACTCCTTAAAACGGCCATGGTTTAAATCGGCAAGTTTCTCGCTGATATGCATCAGCTTGCCAATTTCTGCGCTAGAAAGCCCTTTTAATTCTTTTACTAAGCGAACAGATTCGTCTAACAGCACCGGTTGGGTAGGGAATGCGATTTTACTGCTTGCAGAAAAATCCTGTGTTTTTGATGGGGAAAGTAAAACAAGCATATCAGCTCCTGTTGAGTGAAAATTTACAGGAGTGTAAAAGCTTGACGACTTAGCTGCAACCAGAATTAAAACGATTATTTCATAGTAATCGGGCGTACAATAAGATCGAATCGGCCATCAGCAACGTCAAGATCCGGGCGGAAAGGTTGCAATACAAAACGGTTATTAAAATTCGCGCTGTTATAATTGTGATCTTCCGCATCGTTTGGCGCCCGTGTTTGCGGGCGGTCAGCTACGGTGCTGCCATTGGCAGGGAATGCTTTATTACCTGACCGGCCATGGGAAATCATGATTACTGGATAGCGGCCTAGTTCTGTGGCGCTTGCAGGAATTTCGTGGTCGTCGGTAACGATAAGCGCCGGATCGATAGTGCTGCTTTGCGCAATGGTATAGCGCTGATCGACTACATAACTAATACGGCGATTCCAACCATCAAGAGCATATTCATCGGGCAAGTTTAAGTTTCTTACAGGCACAACGCCATAGACCGCGCCGCAATCGCTGGTGCAGGTGGTTGCACATAAGGTGTCCCAGTTGTTACATGTAGCAGCGATAGGGCCTATGTATTCTCCCCCATTTGCGGTGCAGTCATCGGGGTCGCCTTGTTCGGTGCCATACCATTGCGAATCAAGAGCGGCATCTCCGGCGGCGGGGCAAGGTACGCGCCCTTCGGCCAACCAGCGGGATTGCAGAGCTTGTTCAATGGCTTCCATACGTTGCAGAGTAACCTCTTGTGCGCGAATATCTGAGCCACTTACCATTTCAAGCATATATGTACCAACAACAATGCTTAAGATCGTAAGCAATATTGCAAGCTCCGCTAGGGTAAAGCCCGATTGTTTGTGGTGGTGTTTTCTCATTTAGCTGCTTTCTTCCCACGGCATTAATTTTCGCCATTCGATATGCATAATGTGGCCATCAAGCTCTACATCAAACCCTTCAGGGGAGGTGAGTTCTTCGAAAACGCTGCCATTGACTTTATAAAGATACAAATCTGGATTGCTTGCATGGCGAAACTTGCCAACAACTAGATAGCGACCATCTTTGGAGAACTGGACAGAGCGCGCACCATAAGGCTTCGTTCCAGGATGCGGGCTTATGCGAGTATATTCATCGCTATTTTGCAGCTCATAGATATTCCACTCTGATGAGCTATATCCTGTTGTCACCAAAAAGCGGCTATCTGGGCTAAATGTTGCATTGCCTACCGCATTTGCAGGAGCAGGTGAGGGCGACGCTATGCGGCTGTAATGGTTATTGCCATCGTTGCGGAAAAGGTACAAGTCAGGGCCATCCCAATCCATAAACAATAAATACGCGCCATCAGGTGACCATATAGGCTTGCGCACTTGTATGGCTGGCATTTCGGGGATGCCATCAGCTACATACGAGAAGCTATTATCGGCATTTCGTTTGTACAGCATTGGTGTTATGGCATTAGCAAGTGCGCCGTTGCCATACATGATAACCATTTCATTGCCATCAGGGCTGACATTCAGGCCATATAACGCACCTTCGCTAAGTACAGCATTGCCTTTACTGTTTAGCGCGTTTTCTACTGCTGCATCAATGCGGGTAAATTCATTAATACCAGTTTTTTCATAGATGCTTATACGGTTTGGTTCATCGCCGTCATCGAGCGCGGCAACCAGAAAATATTCGCCATCAGGAGACCATATAGCTGTTTCTGCAGTGCCAGCTGCAAGGTTGGGGAAGGGGATGAAACTGCTATCGGTTAGTAAATGTGTCTTAACCCCATCATACGTCCACATGCGGAAATGGTAGTCGTTCTTTGTAGAGCCGAGAATATAGGTGTTATTAGGAGAAATCGAGATGTTCTGAACTTGTTTATTGTTCACATCCACCATTTCCTGTGGTTCGTATTGAAACTGATCGCCACAGCGATAGAAGAAATGTGTGCCATAAACATTCGAGGGGTCGTTGGCGCTAATAATTAAATCGGGGAATAATACCCCAGGGCCATCCTGCGTGGTACGAAGCTGGGAACGGGTCTTAAAACGCACCAAGTCGTCATACACATCTTTGTTATCGGCGGGGTTTTCTGATTCGGGAATTATGTGAAACAGATTGTTATAGGTAGTCGCTGCGCCAGTTGCATCATAGTTAGCATTTTGTTGCTGAAAACTGTTAGTCGTGGCGCTATTGAGGCGTGGCCCACCTTTAGAAAATGCGCCGTGTCCGTCTTTGCCGTGGCTAACCAGTGCATAGGCGGCATGAAAGCTCAGATAGTTGCGATCGGCATCATCATTCCATGTAAGCTCATTATCGATAATAATATTAAAGCAATTGCTGTTGGATATGGTGAAGGTGGAAAATGCTCCGTTTTGGGTGGCGCGCCCATCTACGTGATAGCTGATTTTATTTCCCCAACCGTCAAAACCCACTTCTTTAGGCAGACCTAATGTGGTTACGGGAGCTGATCCACCAACCACATAGGTAGCAGGGTTGCCGGTTTTAGTGGCATGAGCCGCACTCACAAAATTGGCTGCTGGTGTGCCGCCGGTGCAATAAGAATAGGTGGCGGCATCGTCATTTGCCGCTTCAATGCCATAATTGGTATTGTCAGGATTTACGCTGCCATCTGCCGGGCAGGGCAAGCGATTATTTGCTTTGCGAAAATCCAACAACGCTTTTTCGATAAGGTCTAAATGTTCTTGCGTGGTTTTTTCTTTATTCTGGCGAATGAAGTTAGTAGCGATAGCAAAACTTCCGCCCACAACAACCGACATGATAATTAATACAATGGACATTTCCACCAGCGTGAAGCCAGCAGAGCTATTGATATCGCGGCGTGATGGGTGGTGGTGATGCATTATAATCCTTGCGCCCCTTTGTAGGTGATATCATATTTTTCAGATAGATATTTTTCAACCTCTATGCGCTCTTTGGTAGAAAGCGCTCGGTCGTAGATTATAATTTCCGCGACATCTCCCATAGTGCGCTCGTCGGTATTATGGCGATTCATGCCAATATTGAGCAATACATTCACAAGTTCGGCGGCATCGCCAGAATTTTCTCTGCAACTTGTGGCAGGGCTGTTGATACCTTTATTCTCTGGCTGTATGCCGCTGTCTACGGTGTCCATCGTGCCGCCATCCACATAAGCGCTGAGGCCATTAAGTGTATCTTTTTTGAATACACCGCTGATAATATGCGGCTCGTTTGCGGTGAGTCCATTTTCTTGTGTAGTAATGCCCCCCATTTTTGCACAGGCATAATTCACGCCAGACGAATCGCTACCGCCGTGTAAAGTAACCTTGCTTATAGTTCCACTAAAAGGATGTTGTTGACCGGATAAACCACCTGTAGGGCAACCCCAGCAGTTTGAGCCAAGAACTATGTATTCTGTATTGTTAGTTATGCCACCTGTATACGGGTCTGTGCCTATGAGAGCGCCATTGTATTTATATTCCATGCCATTGGTGCCAAATGTAAATTCTATGGTGTTATCTACATTGGGAACCAATAAATTATCTCCCCTGATCCAGTACTCCGCAATACTAGATTGAATGCGCACGTCTACATCACTGTTTTCAATTAACACGGTTAAATGTCCACCCGCTTCAAAGCCACTTGCATCTTTGCTAAAAATACCCTGAAAACCTGTAGTAGATGTTGAATTGAATGTTATGGTTAACTTTCCTTCGGCTACGTGATAATCGGTATCATCAGCAAATGCATCGCCATCACCGCTACCCCCATAGCTATGCGGCCCTGTTTCAAATAATTTGCCATAGCTGTTTGCTGCCATGCAGCCAAGTCCGGGCCAAGAGCTTTTTGCATCGGACATTTCGCAATAATCATTCGCGGCGTCGGCTCCTCCCATTAAAACGCTGGTTAAAAATACATAATCTATGTTGCCTGTTTTATTTCCCATATCATAAGGGAACATTACAAAAAACGGCCACCAGCGGCTGTCGGATGGGTTGCCAGCTACGATAGCGTCATAATCCGAAGCATCAGCAACCACAAATATTGTCATTTCATCGGTGTTGTTAAAGCTGAAACCATCGCCGTTATCCCCGCCTTCGGTGGTGCCATGCCACGTATCGAGCCATTGCTCAACGGTGCTGGAAAAGTTTACGGTAGGACGCCCATTCATTGAGTTTAATTTTAGTATGGGGCGGTTTGCATCAGTACCAGATGCGCCGCCATTTAAGTAGCCACTCTTTGCGTGGTAATCATCCATTGCTTTATTGCGCCATGTGCGGATGCAGTAATTGTCGGTGGCATTACACGGCGCGCTGGCAGTTTCAAAATTCGCGGCATTTTCCGAGTTGGTTGTTGTTGTCCATTCTTCAGAAAAATCGCCATCGATATCGCTGGCATCATACCAAATCTGCAAGTTG includes:
- the yaaA gene encoding peroxide stress protein YaaA yields the protein MLVLLSPSKTQDFSASSKIAFPTQPVLLDESVRLVKELKGLSSAEIGKLMHISEKLADLNHGRFKEFTTPFTTDNAKPAALAFKGDVYDGLDADSLSLEALEFSQHSLRILSGLYGVLRPKDLIQAYRLEMKTPLKNPRGKDLYDFWGERITDVLNAHLKQEQTEYVINLASQEYFKAIKPKKLQGRLITVHFKERKDGALKVVAIFAKRARGMMARHIVENSIRNLDGITRFTQDGYSFDPEASNDEEFVFARDSTKG
- a CDS encoding prepilin-type N-terminal cleavage/methylation domain-containing protein, yielding MHHHHPSRRDINSSAGFTLVEMSIVLIIMSVVVGGSFAIATNFIRQNKEKTTQEHLDLIEKALLDFRKANNRLPCPADGSVNPDNTNYGIEAANDDAATYSYCTGGTPAANFVSAAHATKTGNPATYVVGGSAPVTTLGLPKEVGFDGWGNKISYHVDGRATQNGAFSTFTISNSNCFNIIIDNELTWNDDADRNYLSFHAAYALVSHGKDGHGAFSKGGPRLNSATTNSFQQQNANYDATGAATTYNNLFHIIPESENPADNKDVYDDLVRFKTRSQLRTTQDGPGVLFPDLIISANDPSNVYGTHFFYRCGDQFQYEPQEMVDVNNKQVQNISISPNNTYILGSTKNDYHFRMWTYDGVKTHLLTDSSFIPFPNLAAGTAETAIWSPDGEYFLVAALDDGDEPNRISIYEKTGINEFTRIDAAVENALNSKGNAVLSEGALYGLNVSPDGNEMVIMYGNGALANAITPMLYKRNADNSFSYVADGIPEMPAIQVRKPIWSPDGAYLLFMDWDGPDLYLFRNDGNNHYSRIASPSPAPANAVGNATFSPDSRFLVTTGYSSSEWNIYELQNSDEYTRISPHPGTKPYGARSVQFSKDGRYLVVGKFRHASNPDLYLYKVNGSVFEELTSPEGFDVELDGHIMHIEWRKLMPWEESS
- a CDS encoding type II secretion system GspH family protein, with product MRKHHHKQSGFTLAELAILLTILSIVVGTYMLEMVSGSDIRAQEVTLQRMEAIEQALQSRWLAEGRVPCPAAGDAALDSQWYGTEQGDPDDCTANGGEYIGPIAATCNNWDTLCATTCTSDCGAVYGVVPVRNLNLPDEYALDGWNRRISYVVDQRYTIAQSSTIDPALIVTDDHEIPASATELGRYPVIMISHGRSGNKAFPANGSTVADRPQTRAPNDAEDHNYNSANFNNRFVLQPFRPDLDVADGRFDLIVRPITMK
- a CDS encoding rhodanese-like domain-containing protein, encoding MKQFALLAILAASIIGASAIAGAVRANEIAVKAADNVHESHSEEHGTATTHMDAEAQVEAQYEAVELNEITAEDLQILIDTSPELVIIDARRGDSFAEGHIPGAVALTADNATAEAVAAIAPKKTMPMVFYCGNVKCPASAKVAHKVADMGYNKLYKYSGGIDDWKAKGLPLATQ